The following coding sequences are from one Leptolyngbya sp. NIES-3755 window:
- a CDS encoding glycine oxidase ThiO (similar to AA sequence:cyanobase_aa:LBDG_35050), producing the protein MTEMREILIIGGGIIGLSIAIELKSQGIPVTILSRDFSEAATHAAAGMIAPQAEEIPPSPMLDLCLASRALYPDWIRKLESLTGMNAGYWACGILAPRYQIAQGMLDRASMFAHQPDLSDEVVGGFWFPEDAQVDNRALAKVLWIAAQELGVEIQTGIQVERFISDSNMTQLETNQGIWKADRYILATGAWSQDLLPIPVFPRKGQMLSVRAENLPLKQVLYGEESYIVPRQDGRIVIGATSENVGFRAGNTAIGVHQLLSAAIRLYPPIQGFTLEETWYGFRPATPDELPILGSSPFANLTLATGHYRNGILLAPITAHTIAQLIVTGKPDPRLEAFHWSRYG; encoded by the coding sequence ATGACGGAGATGCGCGAGATTTTGATTATCGGAGGCGGAATCATCGGTCTCTCGATCGCGATCGAGCTAAAATCCCAAGGCATTCCCGTCACGATTCTGTCTCGCGATTTCTCTGAAGCTGCCACCCACGCTGCCGCTGGAATGATCGCTCCTCAAGCTGAAGAGATTCCACCGAGTCCGATGCTCGATCTGTGTCTTGCCAGTCGCGCTCTTTATCCAGATTGGATTCGTAAATTAGAATCGCTGACTGGCATGAATGCGGGTTACTGGGCATGTGGAATTCTTGCGCCTCGATATCAGATTGCTCAAGGAATGCTCGATCGAGCTTCAATGTTCGCGCACCAACCCGATTTAAGCGATGAAGTGGTGGGCGGATTTTGGTTTCCTGAGGATGCTCAAGTCGATAATCGTGCATTAGCAAAAGTGCTCTGGATAGCGGCACAAGAATTAGGCGTTGAAATTCAAACCGGAATTCAGGTAGAACGATTCATCTCAGATTCCAACATGACGCAGCTTGAAACGAATCAAGGCATTTGGAAAGCCGATCGCTACATTTTGGCAACCGGAGCTTGGTCACAGGATTTATTACCGATTCCGGTATTTCCGAGAAAAGGACAGATGCTATCGGTGAGGGCTGAAAATCTACCGCTCAAGCAAGTTCTATACGGCGAAGAATCCTACATTGTGCCGCGTCAAGATGGACGAATCGTGATTGGTGCAACGAGTGAAAATGTTGGATTTCGAGCAGGCAATACCGCGATCGGCGTTCATCAACTCTTATCTGCTGCAATTCGTCTCTATCCTCCAATTCAAGGATTTACACTAGAGGAAACTTGGTACGGTTTTCGTCCTGCTACTCCAGACGAGTTGCCGATTCTCGGTTCTAGCCCATTTGCGAATTTGACTTTAGCAACTGGACATTACCGGAATGGGATCTTACTTGCTCCGATCACAGCCCACACGATCGCTCAATTGATTGTCACTGGAAAACCTGATCCTCGACTTGAAGCGTTTCACTGGTCACGTTATGGCTGA
- a CDS encoding hypothetical protein (protein of unknown function DUF820;~similar to AA sequence:cyanobase_aa:PCC7424_2199): MAETPIALPPQFPDHTQLPESDGTFVKNFQEHPQSLILTDSIGEVLERLHPDGQYCIGQDCGIYWRETDPPERGAEAPDWFYVPGVPPKLSGKIRRSYVLWREFLSPLIALEFASGDGTEERDRTPLTGTTQKPGKFWVYERIMRIPYYGIYVINSGLLEMYSLVNGAYERLTPNQRGHYAIAPMGVELGLLEGRYQNQDGLWLRWWDQNGNLLRTGQETAELERQKRQELIAKLRSLSPEALQNLGIDPTDLTD; this comes from the coding sequence ATGGCTGAAACTCCGATCGCTCTTCCTCCTCAGTTTCCCGACCATACTCAGTTACCAGAGTCGGATGGTACGTTTGTGAAAAACTTTCAAGAACATCCTCAGAGCCTAATCCTGACCGACTCGATCGGAGAAGTTCTTGAGCGGCTTCATCCTGACGGACAGTATTGCATCGGACAAGATTGTGGCATCTACTGGCGCGAAACTGATCCACCCGAACGAGGAGCCGAAGCTCCAGACTGGTTTTATGTTCCTGGAGTTCCACCTAAATTATCGGGAAAGATTCGTCGATCGTATGTGTTGTGGCGAGAATTTCTCTCTCCATTGATTGCACTAGAATTCGCCAGCGGGGATGGCACTGAAGAACGCGATCGCACTCCTTTAACAGGCACAACTCAAAAACCTGGAAAATTCTGGGTTTACGAGCGCATTATGCGAATCCCCTACTACGGAATTTATGTGATCAATTCAGGCTTGCTAGAAATGTACAGTCTGGTCAATGGGGCTTACGAGCGACTGACTCCGAATCAGCGAGGACATTATGCGATCGCGCCAATGGGAGTGGAATTAGGACTGTTGGAAGGTCGCTATCAAAATCAGGATGGTCTGTGGTTGCGCTGGTGGGATCAGAACGGGAATTTATTGCGGACTGGACAGGAAACCGCGGAATTAGAGCGGCAGAAACGCCAGGAATTGATCGCGAAATTGCGATCGCTCAGTCCTGAAGCATTGCAGAATTTAGGGATTGATCCAACCGATCTAACGGATTAG
- a CDS encoding hypothetical protein (similar to AA sequence:cyanobase_aa:Cyan7425_4574) has product MAYSEFTLRKVRQDLAIQIQEGERFLPEIEPVQPDQLLQQELEEGLPLVLARGSEKARSEWIINPVLTAVRRLLDRQVSLFSGEDFIVDPTIGLNGICDFLISKSATQLEIEAPAVVILEAKKENLNGGLGPCIAEMVAAQLFNQTYGKALPVIYGSVTSGTAWKFLKLEGKTATIDLTEYPLPPVDRILGMLIWMIQDSDQS; this is encoded by the coding sequence ATGGCATACAGTGAATTCACGCTTCGCAAAGTTCGCCAAGATCTGGCAATTCAGATTCAGGAAGGTGAACGATTTCTGCCTGAGATTGAACCTGTTCAGCCTGATCAACTCTTGCAGCAGGAATTAGAAGAGGGACTTCCGCTTGTGCTGGCGAGAGGGAGTGAAAAAGCGCGATCGGAATGGATCATCAATCCGGTGTTAACCGCAGTGAGACGATTGCTCGATCGACAAGTCAGCCTCTTTTCTGGAGAAGATTTCATCGTTGATCCAACGATCGGACTGAATGGAATTTGCGACTTTCTGATTAGCAAATCGGCTACGCAGCTTGAGATCGAAGCGCCTGCGGTTGTCATTCTTGAAGCCAAAAAAGAAAACCTCAATGGTGGATTAGGACCGTGCATTGCAGAAATGGTTGCAGCCCAACTTTTTAATCAAACATACGGAAAAGCACTGCCCGTCATCTATGGCTCAGTGACAAGTGGGACGGCTTGGAAATTTCTCAAACTCGAAGGCAAGACCGCTACGATCGATTTAACTGAATATCCGCTGCCTCCAGTTGATCGAATTCTAGGAATGTTGATCTGGATGATTCAAGATTCTGATCAGTCCTAG
- a CDS encoding hypothetical protein (similar to AA sequence:cyanobase_aa:gll1414): MVTTPSSIVYPDSDGKPMADNTRQFELIVYVKKGIDWLFADQPQVFVAGDLLWYPIEGNNKLCQAPDAMIVLGRPKGDRGSYQQWKEDNLPPQVVFEILSPSNTPSEMTRKFQFYERYGVEEYYVFDPDRATLEGYLRQGTFLEAIDAMQNWISPRLRIRFSTTEDGQLQLFRPDETPFETYEQIATRAEQERLRADQERLRADQAEERIQQAEAEIQRLKEQLRALGQNSED; this comes from the coding sequence GTGGTCACAACTCCATCCTCGATCGTTTATCCGGACTCCGATGGGAAGCCAATGGCTGATAATACCCGCCAGTTTGAACTGATTGTCTATGTCAAAAAAGGAATCGACTGGCTGTTCGCGGATCAGCCACAGGTCTTTGTCGCGGGCGATCTTCTGTGGTATCCGATCGAAGGCAATAACAAGCTCTGTCAAGCTCCTGATGCCATGATTGTATTGGGTAGACCGAAGGGCGATCGTGGTTCTTATCAGCAGTGGAAAGAGGACAATCTTCCACCTCAAGTTGTGTTTGAGATTCTTTCCCCTAGCAACACGCCCTCGGAAATGACTCGGAAGTTTCAATTTTATGAGCGGTATGGCGTGGAAGAGTATTACGTTTTTGATCCCGATCGAGCCACGCTAGAAGGGTACTTACGACAAGGAACGTTTCTGGAAGCGATCGACGCGATGCAAAATTGGATTAGTCCTCGCCTGAGAATCCGCTTTAGTACAACTGAGGATGGACAACTTCAGCTTTTCCGCCCGGACGAGACACCGTTTGAAACTTATGAGCAGATTGCGACACGGGCAGAACAAGAACGACTGAGAGCCGATCAAGAACGACTGAGAGCCGATCAAGCAGAAGAGCGTATTCAGCAAGCAGAAGCTGAAATTCAACGTTTAAAGGAACAACTGAGAGCGTTGGGGCAAAACTCAGAGGATTAA
- a CDS encoding thiamine biosynthesis protein ThiG (similar to AA sequence:cyanobase_aa:LBDG_35060) — MQTLDKPLEKSLDDSLIIAGRKFQSRLMTGTGKYRNFDEMRQSVAASGCEIVTVAVRRVQTNAPGHEGLAEALDWSKIWMLPNTAGCQTAEDAIRVARLGREMAKLLGQQDNNFVKLEVIPDAKYLLPDPIGTLEAAEQLVKEGFAVLPYVNADPLLAKRLEEVGCATVMPLGSPIGSGQGIRNAANIQIIIENAKIPIVVDAGIGTPSEAAQAMELGADALLINTAIAQAANPMAMARAMNLATEAGRLAYQAGRIPVKAYASASSPLTGRINS; from the coding sequence ATGCAAACTTTAGACAAACCCCTAGAAAAATCTTTAGATGACAGTTTGATTATTGCTGGGCGCAAATTCCAGTCGCGCCTGATGACGGGCACAGGAAAATATCGGAATTTCGATGAAATGCGTCAAAGTGTTGCAGCAAGTGGCTGTGAAATTGTCACGGTGGCGGTTCGACGAGTGCAGACGAATGCACCTGGACACGAAGGACTCGCAGAAGCGCTCGACTGGAGCAAGATTTGGATGTTGCCGAACACCGCTGGCTGTCAGACCGCAGAAGACGCGATTCGGGTGGCAAGATTAGGTCGGGAGATGGCGAAATTACTGGGACAGCAAGATAATAATTTCGTCAAACTCGAAGTGATTCCCGATGCGAAATATTTACTGCCTGATCCGATCGGGACTCTCGAAGCGGCTGAACAGTTAGTCAAAGAAGGATTCGCTGTTTTGCCATACGTGAATGCTGATCCGCTGTTGGCAAAACGATTAGAAGAAGTCGGATGTGCCACAGTGATGCCGCTTGGATCGCCGATCGGATCTGGTCAAGGAATTCGCAACGCTGCCAATATTCAAATCATTATCGAGAATGCCAAAATTCCGATCGTCGTGGATGCGGGAATTGGCACACCGAGTGAAGCAGCGCAGGCAATGGAATTGGGAGCCGATGCACTTCTGATTAATACGGCGATCGCACAAGCTGCGAATCCGATGGCGATGGCACGAGCAATGAATTTAGCGACTGAAGCGGGACGATTGGCATATCAGGCGGGACGAATTCCGGTGAAAGCTTATGCCAGTGCGAGTTCTCCGCTAACGGGCAGAATTAACAGTTAA
- a CDS encoding hypothetical protein (similar to AA sequence:cyanobase_aa:LBDG_36620): MATKAELQAILKDQYGINKNISGELSKESCERLVAVLAQESSVTELVQSYGQKNTSLAQNNAYYGRMKSQAEQKLESLKAEYKKLEDSIATLETAKTTLETKKRQLEQDQERLDLEVKTLASENESLESKVGDLVTRNDELVDANEKLKKDNKDLKNTVDKIRLRLARDVKMLLQYEDNELRKALIRLFRWTLG, from the coding sequence ATGGCAACGAAAGCTGAGCTTCAAGCAATTCTAAAAGATCAATATGGGATTAACAAAAATATCAGTGGGGAACTCAGCAAGGAAAGCTGTGAGCGGCTTGTAGCGGTTTTAGCTCAAGAGTCAAGCGTGACTGAATTAGTACAATCGTATGGACAGAAGAATACAAGTTTGGCTCAAAATAATGCCTACTATGGCAGGATGAAAAGTCAGGCAGAACAAAAGTTAGAATCGCTCAAAGCTGAATACAAAAAATTAGAAGACTCGATCGCAACTCTGGAAACTGCAAAAACAACACTCGAAACTAAGAAACGACAGCTAGAACAAGACCAAGAACGGCTTGATCTCGAAGTAAAAACTCTGGCTTCTGAGAATGAATCATTAGAATCTAAAGTCGGTGATTTAGTCACTCGAAACGATGAATTAGTCGATGCAAATGAGAAATTGAAGAAAGATAATAAAGACCTGAAAAACACGGTTGATAAAATTCGATTGCGGTTGGCGAGAGATGTCAAAATGCTACTGCAATACGAAGATAATGAACTCCGAAAAGCGTTGATTCGCTTATTCCGATGGACGCTAGGATAA
- a CDS encoding hypothetical protein (similar to AA sequence:cyanobase_aa:LBDG_36630), translating into MSRTFQGMTYRDVQRSNSQNRAKLHKDEQQWLKKNSYKNVGWEAVIQLYEKVQSFLKDSTLEDLFLEADRIGSKYQTPEEIAAFNQEFSEVVNEISEEIDRQFPDTEAESIDFSKNSKKKNYRAVKL; encoded by the coding sequence ATGAGCCGAACATTTCAGGGCATGACGTATCGCGACGTACAGCGATCGAACTCTCAAAATCGAGCAAAATTACACAAAGACGAGCAACAATGGCTGAAGAAAAACAGCTACAAAAATGTTGGTTGGGAAGCGGTAATTCAGCTTTATGAAAAGGTTCAATCCTTTTTAAAAGATTCAACGCTTGAAGACTTATTTCTAGAAGCCGATCGCATTGGCAGTAAATATCAAACACCCGAAGAGATTGCAGCCTTTAATCAAGAATTTTCTGAGGTTGTGAACGAAATTTCAGAGGAAATCGATCGACAATTTCCAGACACAGAAGCGGAATCGATCGACTTCTCAAAAAACTCTAAGAAAAAGAACTATCGAGCCGTTAAGCTTTAG
- a CDS encoding hypothetical protein (similar to AA sequence:cyanobase_aa:LBDG_36640) produces the protein MDDQSLEALFKQADKIGKKRYHKLTVQDFEDYRRFDYWRYINGDYECGTTQQSRDWVHENSELYCPICDRKFSTRGGKTIDHKLPRAQYPWLSLDFRNLWVICQHCNQEKSDMHWYEYEHYVFVHYPKLYSNVSFARPTVLLQTLKTEDASE, from the coding sequence GTGGACGATCAAAGCCTCGAAGCCTTATTCAAACAAGCCGACAAAATCGGGAAAAAACGTTACCACAAGCTAACCGTTCAGGACTTTGAAGACTATCGCAGGTTCGATTACTGGCGGTATATCAATGGTGATTATGAATGCGGCACAACTCAACAGAGTCGGGATTGGGTGCATGAAAACTCAGAGTTGTACTGTCCGATTTGCGATCGTAAATTCAGTACCAGAGGCGGGAAAACGATCGATCACAAACTCCCTCGCGCCCAATATCCCTGGCTTTCTCTCGATTTTCGGAATCTCTGGGTAATCTGCCAACACTGCAATCAAGAGAAAAGCGATATGCACTGGTACGAGTATGAACACTATGTGTTTGTTCATTATCCGAAACTGTACTCGAATGTGAGCTTTGCACGTCCGACTGTACTGCTCCAAACGCTCAAGACAGAAGACGCATCTGAATGA
- a CDS encoding hypothetical protein (similar to AA sequence:cyanobase_aa:LBDG_42070) produces the protein MRYVKEEGGLLNNFAVEPKMYEAEPPNASQKRNFIILGIGGAILVAGLMFVAVSVS, from the coding sequence ATGCGGTATGTCAAGGAAGAAGGCGGCTTGCTGAATAATTTCGCGGTAGAGCCAAAAATGTATGAGGCTGAGCCGCCTAACGCCAGCCAAAAGCGCAACTTCATCATTCTCGGCATTGGTGGCGCGATATTGGTGGCAGGATTGATGTTTGTTGCGGTCTCCGTATCCTAA
- a CDS encoding hypothetical protein (hypothetical protein MC7420_4014;~similar to AA sequence:cyanobase_aa:LBDG_42060) translates to MLMSVVDRHFAQEIPVTEIITPGSSSLNQQIYLRLRLALSLNLRRQILIAVCDDPTLREQLATQLETDLATETNSQGAHFTSFALNLDNPDVLQQIQPCLASEMGVQNFQITGIDRLTRQPVHIQRIFLDSLVSIAQQLATLEFNLVVWVTRPWCRAIQQSVPEFWQWRTGLFEFEGDPFGQTQSQPVPTNGANGTNGHRKLKLDSELADFVLASVMQTVNLDDRTAIAQVLESNNPNVEPLQILHQIEELHQSRSSAACLAALYRQLGDWYRDRLDPIRPAAEHLTIIIRAYEQTLKLVDMKSDEVPDLLNDIANLYWIKARSGGGSVATNLEKALKAYQFAVDRTNPENQPQTYAMIQNNLGSVYSDLAIHQSPEENLQHAIESYRASIQYRPFETDPGRYAATQNNLGTAYWNLAQYRSTMSNLQHAIEAYNEALRYYTPEHEPLYYAMLQNNLGTAYWNLSRCDQATQELAMAEDFLHLAIGAYRVALIYRTLEAAPLAYAATQNNLGTAYWHLANQETTHYDDRSIHLLCAIDAYQEALSAVQYLEAASTPHAPPLSFDLSATHHHIGLAYHQTAIEPRTELDGAERVKFLHHSLKHQVRAAQGWENQPEFQKSAVGQFSQIIKAIYDRGGIQGQTQALSQVPPAFLGQVMREL, encoded by the coding sequence ATGCTGATGTCTGTTGTCGATCGTCACTTTGCCCAAGAGATTCCTGTGACTGAGATCATCACTCCGGGTTCTTCGAGCCTGAATCAACAGATCTATCTCCGTTTACGGTTGGCGTTGAGTTTGAATCTCCGTCGGCAGATTTTGATTGCCGTCTGTGATGATCCGACGCTGCGGGAGCAGTTGGCGACTCAGCTTGAGACCGATTTGGCAACAGAAACGAATTCACAGGGGGCACACTTTACCAGCTTTGCTCTGAACCTGGACAATCCGGACGTGCTGCAACAAATTCAGCCGTGTCTTGCTTCTGAGATGGGAGTGCAGAATTTTCAGATTACGGGTATCGATCGATTAACTCGTCAACCAGTTCACATTCAGCGGATTTTTCTCGATTCGTTGGTGTCGATCGCTCAACAGCTTGCGACTTTAGAGTTCAATTTAGTGGTTTGGGTGACTCGTCCTTGGTGTCGGGCGATTCAGCAGTCGGTTCCTGAATTTTGGCAATGGCGAACTGGATTATTCGAGTTTGAGGGCGATCCGTTTGGGCAAACTCAGTCTCAACCTGTTCCAACGAATGGAGCGAATGGAACAAATGGTCATCGAAAGTTAAAGCTCGATTCTGAACTGGCAGATTTTGTTCTAGCTTCGGTGATGCAGACTGTGAATCTTGACGATCGAACGGCGATCGCACAAGTTCTCGAATCGAACAATCCGAATGTCGAACCGCTCCAAATTCTGCATCAAATTGAAGAGTTGCATCAATCGCGATCGTCTGCGGCATGTCTCGCCGCGTTGTATCGTCAACTCGGAGATTGGTATCGCGATCGACTTGATCCGATTCGTCCTGCTGCTGAGCATTTGACGATTATTATTCGTGCTTATGAGCAAACTCTGAAACTCGTGGATATGAAGTCCGACGAAGTGCCAGATCTGCTCAACGATATTGCCAATTTGTATTGGATCAAAGCTCGGAGCGGCGGTGGTTCTGTTGCGACTAATTTAGAAAAAGCGTTAAAAGCGTATCAGTTTGCCGTCGATCGCACGAATCCAGAGAATCAGCCGCAAACTTACGCGATGATTCAGAACAATTTGGGATCGGTTTATAGCGATCTTGCCATTCATCAATCGCCCGAAGAGAACTTGCAACATGCGATCGAGTCTTATCGGGCTTCGATCCAATATCGTCCCTTTGAGACTGATCCAGGTCGATATGCAGCCACTCAGAACAATTTAGGAACCGCTTACTGGAATCTGGCGCAGTATCGATCGACCATGAGCAATCTGCAACATGCAATCGAGGCGTACAACGAAGCGCTTCGCTACTACACCCCAGAGCATGAACCGCTTTATTACGCGATGCTTCAGAACAATCTAGGAACCGCGTATTGGAACTTATCGCGCTGTGATCAAGCCACTCAAGAATTGGCAATGGCAGAGGACTTTCTGCATTTAGCGATCGGCGCTTATCGAGTCGCTTTAATCTATCGGACATTAGAAGCTGCTCCACTCGCTTACGCTGCCACTCAGAACAATTTAGGAACCGCGTATTGGCACTTAGCAAACCAGGAAACGACGCATTACGACGATCGATCCATTCATCTGCTTTGTGCGATCGATGCCTACCAAGAAGCGCTCAGTGCAGTGCAATATCTTGAAGCTGCAAGTACGCCTCATGCGCCACCTTTGAGCTTTGATTTATCTGCAACGCATCATCACATTGGACTTGCTTACCATCAAACTGCGATCGAGCCGCGCACTGAACTCGACGGTGCAGAACGAGTCAAATTCCTGCATCATTCCTTGAAGCACCAGGTTCGAGCCGCACAAGGTTGGGAGAATCAGCCTGAATTCCAAAAGAGCGCGGTTGGGCAATTTAGCCAGATTATCAAAGCCATTTACGATCGAGGTGGAATTCAGGGACAAACTCAGGCGTTATCACAAGTTCCGCCTGCTTTCTTAGGACAAGTGATGAGAGAGCTTTGA
- a CDS encoding acetylglutamate kinase (similar to AA sequence:cyanobase_aa:LBDG_42050) has translation MLKDTEFLESAAETRVRILSEALPYIQQFTGRTIVVKYGGAAMKDSTLKEKVIRDVVFMACVGLRPILVHGGGPEINSWLDKLGIEAQFKNGLRVTDAATMDVVEMVLVGRVNKEIVSLINQAGGSAVGLCGKDGGLFEARPADEEGIGFVGEVTRVNPQILETLVKDGHIPVVSSVAADELGQAYNINADTVAGEIAAALGAEKLILLTDTAGILRDYKDPSTLIPRLDIQKARKLIDDGIVSGGMIPKVNCCVRSLAQGVKAAHIVDGRMPHSLLLEIFTDEGTGSMLVGSEFMM, from the coding sequence ATGCTCAAAGATACCGAATTTCTTGAAAGTGCCGCAGAAACTCGCGTTCGGATTCTCAGCGAAGCGCTTCCTTATATTCAGCAGTTCACCGGACGCACGATCGTGGTGAAATATGGCGGTGCAGCGATGAAGGACAGCACCCTCAAAGAAAAAGTAATTCGCGATGTCGTGTTTATGGCATGTGTGGGTCTGCGTCCGATTCTAGTGCATGGCGGTGGACCTGAGATCAATTCTTGGCTCGATAAGTTAGGAATCGAAGCTCAGTTTAAGAATGGATTGCGCGTGACGGATGCAGCCACGATGGATGTGGTAGAAATGGTGCTGGTCGGACGGGTGAACAAAGAAATCGTATCGTTGATTAATCAAGCAGGTGGATCTGCGGTTGGACTGTGCGGGAAAGATGGCGGATTGTTTGAAGCGCGTCCCGCCGATGAAGAAGGAATTGGCTTTGTCGGAGAAGTGACGAGAGTGAATCCTCAAATTCTGGAAACCTTGGTCAAAGATGGTCATATTCCAGTGGTTTCGAGTGTTGCTGCCGATGAACTTGGACAAGCTTACAACATCAATGCAGATACGGTTGCGGGTGAAATTGCAGCGGCGTTAGGAGCAGAAAAATTAATCCTACTCACCGACACCGCTGGAATTCTGCGCGATTACAAAGATCCGTCTACATTGATTCCACGACTCGACATTCAGAAAGCGCGGAAACTGATCGATGACGGCATTGTTTCGGGTGGAATGATTCCGAAAGTGAATTGTTGTGTACGATCGCTAGCACAGGGTGTAAAAGCCGCACACATTGTGGATGGACGAATGCCGCACTCGCTCTTGCTTGAAATCTTTACCGATGAAGGAACAGGTTCAATGCTCGTCGGTTCCGAGTTCATGATGTAG
- a CDS encoding phospholipase/carboxylesterase (similar to AA sequence:cyanobase_aa:LBDG_42040), translating to MPNNFLTQINYSIAANSLPLRTRFQEDRLPVRNDACRSQFLLHSGRTPKVCLFFHGFTAGPYQFMPMARAFYQAGYNVIIPRLPGHGEAGDWNGKNPPPLPKDTNTYKQFALEWFRQAQTFGDKVVVGGLSGGGTLAAWLALEKPDQIDRALLFAAYLSSSNKVVDLFVKVLSGYFAWQPETPGDSIGYKGFTFPDLRVFLDLGSEVLKRSRSAASPPMFVISTEADQAVSNPDHKALFENLLPRQPKTWYYTFDRVLNIPHTMMTKAEGNNWENLLNVMSKSFVQSDLTWAEIEEIAYRMTQGKTCDQAVASLGLTSKASPDLPALMTMIDKREIVIKRNPSWDADMS from the coding sequence ATGCCCAATAACTTTTTGACTCAAATCAACTACTCGATCGCTGCAAATTCTCTCCCGCTCCGGACTCGATTTCAAGAAGATCGTTTGCCTGTCCGGAATGATGCTTGTCGATCGCAGTTTCTTCTCCATTCCGGTCGGACTCCAAAAGTGTGCCTGTTCTTTCACGGGTTCACAGCAGGTCCATACCAATTCATGCCAATGGCGCGGGCGTTTTATCAAGCGGGTTACAACGTGATCATTCCTCGATTACCGGGGCATGGTGAGGCAGGCGATTGGAATGGCAAAAATCCGCCCCCATTGCCAAAAGATACTAATACTTACAAACAGTTTGCGCTGGAGTGGTTTCGACAGGCTCAAACCTTCGGCGATAAGGTTGTCGTCGGTGGACTATCCGGAGGTGGAACTTTAGCGGCATGGTTAGCACTCGAAAAACCGGATCAAATCGATCGAGCTTTATTGTTCGCGGCTTATCTCAGTAGTAGCAATAAAGTTGTGGATCTCTTTGTCAAAGTCTTGAGCGGTTATTTTGCTTGGCAACCCGAAACGCCGGGAGACTCGATCGGTTACAAAGGCTTTACTTTCCCAGATTTGCGAGTATTTCTCGATTTGGGGAGTGAAGTGTTAAAGCGATCGAGATCTGCCGCGTCTCCGCCCATGTTCGTGATTTCAACTGAAGCGGATCAAGCGGTGAGCAATCCCGATCACAAAGCTTTGTTTGAAAATCTTTTACCGCGTCAGCCGAAAACTTGGTACTACACCTTCGATCGAGTGTTAAATATTCCGCATACGATGATGACCAAAGCGGAGGGCAACAATTGGGAAAATCTTCTCAATGTGATGTCTAAATCATTTGTGCAAAGTGATTTAACTTGGGCAGAAATTGAGGAAATCGCTTATCGAATGACTCAAGGTAAGACCTGCGATCAAGCGGTTGCATCATTGGGATTAACGAGTAAAGCTTCACCGGACTTGCCTGCATTAATGACGATGATCGATAAGCGAGAAATCGTGATTAAGCGGAATCCGAGTTGGGATGCCGATATGAGCTAA
- a CDS encoding hypothetical protein (similar to AA sequence:cyanobase_aa:LBDG_46230): MSDRAETIREIWANQRAAAYKTQDSEVQSFQANPSIPLDVSDEKTRSTIPQPVLDAYNYYFDQVAAADWGSVSVAQEKIQNQEVYSVTVNTDGDDGWAELFDAQGQELGAARTLCEQVAWGDTNAVRSYTQNSALPSELQTQSGEQNA, from the coding sequence ATGAGCGATCGAGCCGAAACCATCCGAGAAATCTGGGCAAATCAACGTGCCGCAGCTTACAAAACGCAAGATAGCGAAGTTCAGTCCTTTCAGGCAAATCCGTCGATTCCTTTGGATGTCAGTGATGAAAAGACGCGATCGACAATTCCTCAGCCTGTTCTAGATGCCTACAATTACTATTTCGATCAAGTTGCCGCTGCCGATTGGGGTTCAGTCTCAGTCGCTCAGGAAAAAATTCAAAATCAAGAGGTTTATTCAGTCACAGTTAATACCGATGGTGATGATGGCTGGGCAGAACTCTTTGATGCTCAAGGACAAGAACTTGGAGCCGCACGAACGCTTTGTGAACAAGTTGCTTGGGGCGATACGAATGCGGTTCGATCGTATACCCAAAATTCTGCTCTACCTTCAGAGCTACAAACCCAGTCAGGTGAACAAAATGCCTAG